GGAGAAGCAGGAAAATGAACGGCTTCATTTTCACCTGTTGTAAATccttaaaatattcattttcccCCAAACTACATCGTTACTTCCAACTTCTACCGTGTCTGATCTGAGaactcaggctgtgtgttacGTAACTTACAAAACAGGTCTATCCAGGTTTAGTGATAGTGAAAGATGAACAACAATCTCTCAACATTCTTCAGTGATTACAACAAACAATCCAATCcagaaataaatgtaatttataacTTTATTTGACTGATGTTTCACTGCACTCATTAATATCTTatgaaaaccaaaaacagaTCCTAAAGAAAAATGTTAAGTAGAAAACAATAGAAATTATAAACTCATTTAGTTTCAAGTGATAAATCAGAGATTAAAACTACAAATAAACCCTCACACCTAAATGTACAGACTAGAGAACATTTACACATAATGTTGTTtaaactgcagcacagcaacatgtcagaggGCTGAGACTCCTACAGGAAGTGATTTCTATGTTTCAGGATGACCATTTGCATgacatttaacatttatcaagacaaaaatgcatttaataGCAAAAACTCACCAGCTcggttttgtttcttctttatcTTCAAAccttcacctaaactgctgcttctgctgacGGTCAGCAGCAACATGTCTTTAAAACCTGTGTGCATATTTTTACAGCAAGGGGACATCACAGAAAAGTAATTAAAGTGAATTAACCGACATGAGTAAGATTACGtcagttgggggggggggggggtctaaaTGTGGGTTTCGATATACTTCGATATATGTTTCGATATCAGCCCTAATTTATAATATTAATTCCAGTCTATGAAGAACATGGTGACAGTGTTCTTTATTTCAGTTCAAAAGGTATCCATAGacctaaaaacacaaagaataagaaaacaataatgtaaatatatattatatatatatatatatatttgtgtgtgtgtgtgtatatatatatatatatatatatacctatgTGTATAGGTAAAATGGTAAATtttaacatttgtgtttttccacctgaacacacagagcagggagCAACCTAACTTTGCGTTAAGGTTCAGTAAATGTTGaatgtgtctctgctctgcagcatcaaACGACGTCAACAAGGTGATAGAGATCAACCCATACCTGCTGGGCACCATGTCAGGCAGCGCTGCAGACTGTCAGTACTGGGAGAGACTGTTGGCCAAAGAATGCAGGTCTGTCCTCCATCAGTCTGTGCTCCTCACACATTTAAGCACACACTTTGAGATGATCTCATTCTTAATTATTCATATACTAAAGTATCTCTGGCTCCTGTTAGTGATATtttgaaacatgtttaaaatccTAATTAAAGACAGTAGATCTTCCACCAAAGCAGAATGAATGCAGAGTACAGTAATGTGTAGGTTAATgaaaaggatttttttaaataatataacCACCTCTCTATCTGCACACAACAAACCCAAGACTATCTGTTGGTCTTTTTCCATGCTGGTAATATTGTCTTTTATCATGGTTTCATTCAGGCTGTACAAGCTGAGGAACAACCACCGGCTCTCTGTGGCTGCTGCCTCCAAGCTGCTGTCCAACATGATGCTGGGCTACAGAGGCATGGGCCTCTCCATGGGGAGCATGATCTGTGGCTGGGACAAAGAGGTAagctcccagaatgcattgTTGCACTTAAAGTGAGGCAGAACATTATACTGTGAACAGCTTTTCTAATGTAAAGTGTCAGGTACAATGATCACCACAGTAAAGTGAATAATGTGACTAAACAATAATATTTGTCATCACCTGACTGATGTTTTTTGTTGCTGCGTGGCATCTAACTGTCCATcctcgttgtacttcctcctgtgcacctgaagaagctcttgtgcTTCACCACAAGACCACGTCAAGACCACGTCATCACCGTGCGCGGCGTGTGTTACTCGGCGTGTGTTTACTCGGCGTATGTCAAATTTAGGATTGATACTACCTGCATTTTCACGGATTCTACGAGAAACACGAAATTGGACTGACTTACCCGAGCCATTCTCTGTCAATGGGCCCGCTTTCCGGGCCCTCGCCGGTAAGTCTCCATCTAATAACAACTAAACAAGTCCTCCAATCAAAAtctgctctctcactgctgCGGGCTCCTtctggagccctggcgtgtaaGTTGTCcgacctcctctctgtcatcacGGATTGCGGAAAAGAAATCCTGTGCATCCCCTGGCATTTTACTGTCACTTTGCTGGCccgttttctctctgctgtctccctcCCCAGCGTTACTGATGGCCCCACATAGTACATTTGCCGACCTGAAATCGGAACTTCAGTCCCTGGAACGGCTTATCGAGGACCTTCTTCAGCGGCAGGCGTTACTGGGGTCCCAGCTGGCAAATCTAGAACCTCCGGAAAACCGACAGCCCCGGCCAGCGGCTCCGGAAGAATCAGTCGCTGATGCCCCCGGCTTAAACTCAGCTCCCTCCTGGTCGTCCGTTGTGAAGgggacaaagaaaaagaaactctcTCTACCGCTCTTCGACACATCCAGCGCTAGCAATGAGGATACCCCCCTCTCAAACTTCTTCTCTCCCCTAGCGAGGATTCCCCCAGAGCTAGAACCACCACCTTCCCCTCACACAAGCAGTGCAGCACGGGTCCGAAAGCGCTCGTCTCCAAACCGGGACAGTCTAATTTCAGACTCACTTTCCTCTCTATCTTTCTCACCAGCACCTCCTAAACGCAAACGGCCCCGGTTATCGCCGCCACAGACCGAGAGGCAGCCCCGCTCTTCACCTAGTCCGGTGTCTTCACCGCGCTCCTCACAGCAAACCGCTGCGGCcagagctgcttcctcctcttcgcACCCTCCTGCTCTCGCTGATACACCTGAGCCGGCTAATCACCCAGCGCACCTGCACTCTCCCACCTCGCTAATGACCACGTTTAATTCCAACGCAAAGCTTGCAGTGTACAAAGACAGTCTGGACTCAAACTCCCCTGAGATATTGGTAGTTGGAGACTCAATAATCCGTCATCTAAGCATTCCTGGTGGCATTACCTACTGCCTCTCGGGAGGCAAAACTTCGGATTTTATTGAACTCATCCCAGCGCTCCTTGACATGCATCCATCTGTGCATACGGTGATCTCGCACTCAGGGTGTAATGACGTCATGGCCAGGCAATCCACGAAACTACAATATGAATTAGAATCTCTCGTCTCCACAGTTGAAAGTCTCGGGAGGAGGTGTGTCCTCTCGGGTCCCATCCCTGTTATATCCCATAACCCTGAGCGTTTCAGTCGTCTCTTCAGCTTGCATAACTGGACAAAAAATTTCTGCACTGCCACTGGTATTGGGTTCATTAGTAATTTTGATTCTTTCTGGACTAGACCAGACCTTTTCAAACAGGATGGCATACATCTCAACATAAGTGGTTCCAAAATACTTAATCataatgttattgtttttattgcctTTAGCCTGGACTGATGGTCAGCACAGCATGATCCGCTGCAGTTTTATGACTCGAGTAGTCTCAGCACCCTATATGATCAGGCGGGTCCTGCTGCGGCTGATGCTGTTTCATTCATCCCATCTATAATATCTGAGAGGCAGTCGGCACCGTTGGCCCCTTTTAAAAACTCATGTgaaaaaaacctcattaataTAAAAATCACCCCTTCCACCTCCCATGCTGTAAACTCAGCAAATTTCTGTTTACTGAACATAAGATCTATCAGTAATAAATCATTCATCTGTCAGGATTTTATCATgacaaataaaattgacttcCTTGCCATCACAGAATCTTGGCTTGCCCCTGGAGAGCATGCTCCCCTCATTGAGTCAACCCCACCTAACTATTCTTTCTTTCACCAGCCAAGGCTAACAGGTCGGGGTGGAGGGGTTGCTCTTATCCACAGAAACGTTTTTACCTGCTCACCAGTTTCATTTGGCCACTTTGCCACATTTGAATATCTCTCCTTTGTTGTAAGAAACAACCTGCCTTTTTTATGTGTCCTAATCTACAGACCTCCTAAACTAATCTCGGGTTTTATTCAggattttgcacattttttatcAATCATTATGGTCAAATATGACAGGGTAATCATTTTAGGGGATTTTAACATTCACGTTTGTTGTCCTACTTCTTCTCCACTTGCCTCCGACTTCATTAAACTGCTacaatcttttcatctgaacCAGCATGTAAAATCCCCCAGCCACAGCAAAGGTCACATTTTAGATCTGGTGATCTCAAACTGTGTTGACGTAACACAAGTATCCCTAACACCATTTCCTGTCACGGATCACAGCGCAGTGCAGTTCCAAATTTCACTCCTTCCTGACCATAAACCTATCAAAAAAATCCACTCTCGCCCTCTGAGCTCACTCTCTGCCCCGATTTTCTGCCaagcttttattgaaaattgggaatctgaaaaggaaaacgGCAGCACAGTTGAGGAGCTGGTTAGTAATTTTAATAGCACCTGCTCCTACATTCTAGATTCCATAGCTCCGGCTAGATGTAAAGTTTTAAAGCCCACAGTCCTGCCTTGGTTAAATGAAGACACAAGGAACATAAGAAGAGATTgcaggagagctgagaggaaatggaaaaaagacagacaaagcacatcacTGGTCGCCCTAAAACAATTAATGATTAAATatcaacacactgtaaaagaagCTAGAAATACCTATTTCTCTAAAATCATTACAACTAACAGAAACAACCCCAGAATCCTCTTTAGGACAATAAATTCTGTTCTGAGTCCCCCTGCGACTGAGCCTGCTGAACCCTCTCCTGAGAAATGCGGTGAATTTCTTAACTATTTTTTAACTAAAGTCCGTGACATCCGCAAACAATTCCGTTCTGTCTTTGTCGAACCAAAAGATATCTGTTCCACCCCTTTCGCTCTAAAACAGTTTCATGAAATTTCACTCCCCTCACTGGAACGCATTGTTACGCAGTTAAGGCCTACCACCTGCCTCTCAGATTGCATCccttcttggtttttaaaagatgtacttcacacggttggtcccagtatcctagccattgtaaatggttctctctcctctggcattGTCCCATCTTCTCTCAAACATGCCATCGTTTGCCCTCTCTTAAAGAAGCCTGTACTCGATCCCGCTGTTCTAAGTAATTACAGACCGATATCTAAACTACCATTTCTATCAAAAATTCTAGAAAAAGTTGTGGCTTCCCAGTTAACTTCtttcatgaataataattacatttttgagaaGTTCCAGTCAGGTTTCCGGAGCATGCATAGCACGGAGACGGCACTTgtaaaagtctcaaatgaccttctgttggcGGCTGACTCTGGTCTACACTCAATTTTAATCCTCCTAGACCTCAGCGCCGCATTTGACACTGTGGatcacaatgttttaatcagcCGTTTGAAGTACACTGTTGGAGTCAGTGAAGTGGCACTAGAATGGTTCACCTCATACCTGTCAAACAGGTCCTTTTCTGTCATACTGGGTAACACATCCTCAGTGTCCGCCCCCCTGTCATGTGGTGTGCCCCAGGGATCCATACTGggtcctcttctcttcactatctacatgctacccctcagtgatatcctgcacagacacaatattAACTTCCACTGTTATGCTGACGACATCCAACTCTATATACCACTCACACCCGGTAGCTCTGATGGCTCACATATCCTGTCCTGTTTAACAGAAATTAAGAACTGGATGTCCAGCAATTTCCTACAGTTAAACGatgctaaatcagaaattattatcattacaccTTCCACCCCCAACCCCAGCTATGTTGCCCACCTTTCCACCTGTCTTGGCACCTGGTCTAAAAATATATGCACTGAGGCCCGCAACCTGGgtatcatctttgactccagacTTTCTTATGACACTCAAGTTACCAAGGTTGTTCAATCCTGTTtcgcacagctaaggcaattaagaaaaattcgaccattcctctccccacctctgtttgaaacagttatacatgcactaatctcctccaggctagactactgcaacgccctctactctggtatcagtaaacataacattcacagactacaattaatacagaatgccgctgcaaggcttctcactcatacaaggagaagtgaccatattacaccagttctagctgcccttcactggctccctgtgagttttagaattgattttaagattttactgatggtttttaaagcaataaatggcctcgccccctcctatatgcaggaccttttaacccctcacgAGCCTGAACTCcgcctgagatcctctggaaaACTCCTCCTATCAGTCCCCACAACCCGGCTAATTACAAAAGGTGACCGCGCATTTGCTGCATATGCGCCCAAAAtctggaactccctgccagaggaAATCAGGCAGGCTAACTCAGTGacctcttttaaatctcttcttaaaactcacttttattgtttagcgttttcataaactggttcatttatccattcatttattgttttactttattactttttaattgtttttatgctttattcttatttttatcattattttgtattttattctatttttaatattttaaattgttttacgtcttattgactcaccttgtgtttatgaatgttactggatggtattttaaccaagttctgctgttcctgcttggattttattgtacagcactttgaagctgagtgtttaaaaaagtgctttataaataaagttattattattattattattattatctagTGAAAAATTTGAATTTGTGTCATTTCATTATTTAGTGCTTAGAATAGGGTTGTAGTGCCACCTGTTACCATGCAGGAGTCAGGAACAGTTTCAACCATAGATCAAGCAGTGGTCAATTTAATCTCCAACTCTTAAGATCAGTTTCTTtcctaaaaatacaaaaagttaTTGCTTTATTAATGCTTGTATCACTTATATTGTGTAATGTctcatttatattttatcatatttttATACATTACATGTGGATAAAAGTGacatagaaagaaaaataagagtAGGAAACTGGTCATCAGTTGCCAGGCAGATTTCAGTGACAGACAGCCAGACAGCCAGAAAGACAAGCATATAATAGCACAATAATCTGTATATCATTTATCATATCATATATCAAATAATCATTTGGAACAACTCACTGTCTGCAGGTTCTTTCTGTTGTTTAGGCGTGTGCAGCTGGATTTGTCAGGgtctgagccagggcttttattttgatagtttgttttctgtgtgcattaattttagttttactagttacttcctgttttattttggtacctgtctctttcccttgtgtttcagttctgtttacttcccctgcctcatgtgtgctcccttccccctcctgtgattacctgctccgccctaatgtgcttcacctgtgtcctattgtcttcccgccctcctgtgtataaagtctgtgtgtttcctccctcttgttgccagttcgtcttgtgagtaatcctagcgacacagccgtccaagtagcctccCAAGTAGCCtcccgctcttgtgattttccccagtgtgttttcgagtgagttttggattaTCCTGTGTATTAACTGTTTTTGGAtcggactactgtttttgccttgcccttTTGTTACCTCTGCGTCGCGGACTCATCAATTGTGTACCGAtcactgctttggactttgaccactgtttttgcctttgcccttttgatacctttgccACGCTGACTGATTACTCGTGTACCGAACATCGGCTTGTATTAAACACAGAATATTGCCTGATGCTTCTGGCTccgctgcatttgtgtcctccgtcttATATCAGCCCTGACAGGATTCAGAAATTCCTCCAGGACTGCCTTGGAGTTCACAGctgtaaagacagaaacagatttTCAGTCCACATcctgaaaacactgcaggaaacAGTCCTTTAAAATCATCAgtataaaacacagaaacactttttAACATGTGTGAGAGCAACAAATAAGAACAGAGAAGTTTTACTCACGAGATGGCTGCTGCTTGGCtgaaatgcaaataaaatagAATTTCAGTTTTTACACTAAAAAACTTTGCAGCAAACTGAAATCTGTtacaaaactaaataaaagcaTCAACTGAAGTCTTAAATCTCTCACCCATCTTCTTTTTGTAGACAAAGAGTCCAATCAGAGCGACAGCAACAAGAAGAACCACAGCAACAAGAAGAACCACAGCAACAAGAAGAACCACAGCAGCAACGATGGTGATGATCATGGTGGTCAGGGCATTTTCtgtaaaaaagaggaaaaacaagaggTTTTTGTTGAACTTTTGAACCTTTGATtgtgtttatttcagttttattctTCTTATTTGTTTACACACTGCAACCACAATGACATTCACATACATATTCAATAAATGTGTTGACTAATCCTCTAGGATCAATCTGCGAAGTATGGAGCCTAAAATCTATCATTTTGAAATTTTAAATAAGTTGTACGCCGTCAGGAAAAAGTCCATGAATGACACTAGAGTCTTACTTTCATTGGTCAGGATCACAgctctgtccagtttggtgaCAACGTCCTCCTTCACCCcagagagctgaaacacacactcatacttcttcctctcctcctctggaacTGAGAAATTCATCtcaacactcatctggaaggttccatcatggttggggaggatctctcctttgtccacaccttcatgaatctcctctccatctttcctcCAGACCAGTTCAGCTCTGTTtgggtagaaacctgtagcgtggcagctgatgggagaggagggagtcttctggaggaaACTCACTGAGGGGAGAACTgaggaacaaaaacaagtttAGAGTTAATATATTAATGTATTATTAACAACATGCTAATGTCCCATTAATGAAATGTTGACTTGTTTCATCACTGATATATATACTATGTAGTTTAAGTAAACAAAAAGGTtgaacacagaacagaacaaagacataaaaagggagatgaggagggagagagatgaagagcagaggtgaggaGAGAACAGAGTGAAAGTGATCCAGAGAATCTGAGGCAgataaaaatgtgacagaaagacagaaatgatgaaaaagtgCTGATCAATatgtagagagagacagagggaggagacacagagggttCTTCATTATAATGTCACAGCACATAAGAAACTGAGGAAGATGAACGTTGTCTTCATCACACTTAatcaggtcatgtgactctACCTGTTCTCATCAGAGAGCTCCGCCCATAGTTCACATACTTCTTCACCCACTCAGGACAGATCTGGGTGAGGTAGTTCCTATTATATGCAATAGAAGCTCTGTTATGGTCCCACTTGTGTTTGGTGATGACAGCCTGTTGTCTTGGAGCGATCCATTGCTCTCCCTTCAGGTCAAATGATACGAAGTCTTCTCCATCATAACCAAACTGATCATATCCATTgacctctccagtctcatcgtCCCATTCACAGCCGTACATCCTCTGGAAAACGTGAGcccctgagagacagacagagactcagcagtgagtcagagatcacagcagttattGTGACCACAGAGCCACTGATCAACAGACACCAACAGCAAACATCTACACCTCCACCTGTGATCAGCTCAGTGGATCCATCCACAGCCAGTATTGATCTGACTGTCCTGAGCTCCTTCTAGAAGCTTCCACTGAAGGACAGTTTGAGTCCATGTTCAATGAGCAGACTGCACCTGTGATACATTTATCACTTCAACATGTTAGAGAGTGAAACTACAACAAACCTTCAGTCTGGTTGAAGCGCTGTTTTGCAATTTCAATGTTGATTTTGAAGATTTGGTGGGAAACCAGACAGGACTGAGTCTCTTCCTCCCAGTACTGTGGATCATCATCACTGATGTGTTTCATCCAGTCCTGTTTAGGAACGTTTCTCTTGGTGATGCTGTCACAGCGACTGATCTGAACATCATCAATCATCCCAACAGACACATACTCCGGGAAGTTTGGAACTCCAGAGGACCCAGTGTAGAAATACTTCAGGGAGTGAGTCACTGTAAGAATAAAGTCAATAATTAGACATGTTTAAGGTTTTTAATGGTTAATATTGTCATATTGATAAatacatcatcaacatttaataTGTGCCTCCATTTTCCTACAACAGCGGCCATGTTGTTACAGGTCAGGTGATAGGAGCCAGTGAACGTTAAGTTGATGTTCTGCTTTTTTACTCTTATTAGTTGCTATTTTAGAATTACTGGACACATTTCAATCAGCGTTTCATACATGAAGCTTACGTTAGAAAATACATTTGGGAACTCGAACAAGGAAGTCCTGAACTGGGATTTTATCTTTAAGGTACATTTTCTGTTACAATGACTGGACTTTAAAACGTGTCACTGACCTGATGTCACCTCGTGTAGTCCCAGGAGAAGCAGGAAAATGAACGGCTTCATTTTCACCTGTTGTAAATccttaaaatattcattttttcaCCCAAACTACGTCGTTACTTCCAACTTCTACCGTGTCTgatctgaaatgaaacaatACGGACAGACGTCACTATCAGCCTCCTTCTGAGCCAATGAGAATTCAGCCTGTGTGTCACGTAACCTGCATCCGGGTAAAACAGGTCTACACAGGTTTAGTGTAAGtgaaagtaaacattttttattgttttagtcTGTTGCGACTCTAAAATAAGCCTAAAGCCACCGGACAGGTGAAGACGGgtcctctctgtttgtgtgacgcTGAGTCCGGGTTCAGCTTCATGACAGTATTTACTGTGAAGAGAAGtttgaagtgaaataaaaacaaaatggatcCGCTGGAAGCTGCTGACAGTCAGACCACCAAACAGATCAGCTCAGTGaaaagctgcagagaggaggaattATTGAAGTGTTGATATTTGAACACCTGAGTTTCACTTTCTGTGAAATATACTGAGACCACATGTCAGATAGTGAGAGACAAACATTCTTCACTGGTTAAAAGACACTAAAGAAAAGTAATCCATAAATAATTGTAATCTGTAACTTTATTTGTAACACAAAGCTTTTTTACAGTTTACAAAACTGttcacctcacacacaaactgtaaTGACAGAACAGACCCTGAAGGAAATGTTACATTGAACCCAATAGAAATTCAAAGCATTCTAAACATTATAAACtcattttaaataatacatcaaacatctaaatgtgtatatgtgactaaaactacaaatgaaccctcacacatgtacagactGGAGAACATTGACACATCATGTTGGAAGGAAGtggtttctgtgtttcaggatgATGGTTTTCATTCTGTTGATCCACTTTAACCAACATGCTGCAACTTTTTATTCTCCCTGTCATCGTGTCTTTGGTCTCTGAGAGCTGCCGCACTGACTCCATCAAACATCTGTGGACacagctggaacagcagcatcactgctcTGCACATCATGAGACAGAAGATCCAGCTCCACAGAAACACAGCGGTCAGCTCTGACTGACatttaacaggaaacaaatgcatttaatagcagtttaaaacacaaaggaatGAAGCCAGACTgcagaacaaatgatcaaaacaCTCAGAAATATTCTTGGAGAGAAAATGTACATTCACTTCATCATCCTCTGTTCTTACACAGGCCCCTGatgaaagacaaaacacaaaacatgttatTTTCACACATTACAGTCTCTCAGATTTTATTCTTTACATCTGAATCACTTTTGTGTAGTTGCCCTGAATCACACACTGAAAACCACAACTGCACAGTGACAAAACAACAAGAACAGCTTAGGTTTAATATCTGTTTAGTTTGGTGAGCCATGGTTACTACATGATGTACTCACTTTTTCTGCTCCATCAGATGAAGAATCAGACCCTGAACAAACAAAAGTATCAGAGACATTAGGAGTTATTAgtgtccacttcctgtcaggTTTTATTTATGAATTTCTGAAAAACAGATCCAAATATATACAAAACACTTAGTTTCTGAATTACCAGATGTCGGAGATGTCCGACCGAGGAGACTGTCACTTGGTGAAGTTGAAGAAGTGCTGgatgctaaaaaaagaaaaaaggacacaTATACAATAAAAGAATAAACATGACAAGCATGATTAAACAGTGATGGATTCCAAGAGAATGGTTTGTTGCTCAGGCGGTAGTTAttcttttaaaacaataataatgcaTTCAAATATGAAAGCATGATACGCTGAAATATGTTCAGGGAACTTACGTTTATCAAAAGTGGACCCTGAAATACAGAAGACATAACTACTGTTATTTACTCACTTTTACAAACGCTGTCATTCTAATTTGAAAACTGTGTAATATTAGACACACGCTGCTCTTTCATCCAGGCCAAAAAATAGCAGAATTGATTTAAGCCCCTCAGGCAAACAGGGACACATCTTCAGAAAACAATTTTACATGTTTAAAAGTACATTTTGAAAATTCTTCATCCTTCATACAGAAACACTTTGACAATGTATCAACTAAGTTTTACTCACAGGGCAGAGGCAGCTTGGCTGTGAACAAAGCAACAAAGAGTGTTTCAGTTTTTACACTTATACATCGCTGATTTCTTTCTGATCTGTGTAGGATTACGACTCCTTCCTCAGTTTTACTGTCATGCAGCAGCAAACTGAAATCTGTTACCAAAGCTGAATAAAAGCATCAACTGAAGTGTAAAATCTCTCACCCATCTTCTTTTTGTAGACAAAGAGTC
This region of Parambassis ranga chromosome 2, fParRan2.1, whole genome shotgun sequence genomic DNA includes:
- the LOC114432532 gene encoding H-2 class I histocompatibility antigen, K-K alpha chain-like; protein product: MKPFIFLLLLGLHEVTSVTHSLKYFYTGSSGVPNFPEYVSVGMIDDVQISRCDSITKRNVPKQDWMKHISDDDPQYWEEETQSCLVSHQIFKINIEIAKQRFNQTEGAHVFQRMYGCEWDDETGEVNGYDQFGYDGEDFVSFDLKGEQWIAPRQQAVITKHKWDHNRASIAYNRNYLTQICPEWVKKYVNYGRSSLMRTGRVT